In a genomic window of Gloeocapsopsis dulcis:
- a CDS encoding glycosyl hydrolase family 8: protein MQQLAQGKTRKYQNTNFLPLSPFAVTIAVLGLSGCLSSSSLGQANAPPHNLAVATQSPSPVAIPTTEINLEDLLQESWNAYRQRFIQADGRVIDREDSDRSTSEAQAYAMLRAVFADDPTTFARTLNWSENNLQRTVAGSTDQLWAWEWGRDIQGNWEIRDRNFASDADIDAITALIFASRRWQRPEYLQLAQSKLEDLWNLSTVAIPDGRRYLIPGPREAFQVRSHILILNPSYFAPYAFRIFAQVDPTRDWQSLVDSSYQVLENSAKLSKVNLPSDWVSLDTQTGNYQALPASHSLRTEYSFNAYRVWWRLAWDAVWFQEPQATQFLRHHLKHLQQMWSSTKRIPAQIDLQGNPLVNYEATSQYAMLFAAFRLIEPAIATQILQQKLLPQYRSGIWEQDSAYYTQNLVGLGLFPPTELTQLLHPTN from the coding sequence ATGCAGCAACTAGCTCAAGGTAAAACTCGTAAATATCAAAATACAAACTTTTTACCTTTAAGTCCTTTTGCTGTCACGATCGCTGTACTCGGTTTAAGTGGTTGTTTATCAAGTTCATCTCTAGGGCAAGCGAATGCACCGCCTCATAACCTAGCAGTTGCAACACAATCTCCTTCGCCTGTTGCGATACCAACAACAGAAATCAACTTAGAAGATTTGCTGCAAGAAAGCTGGAATGCGTATCGGCAAAGATTTATTCAAGCCGATGGGCGGGTAATTGATCGCGAAGATAGCGATCGCTCAACCTCGGAAGCGCAAGCCTACGCAATGCTGCGGGCGGTGTTTGCGGACGATCCAACAACATTTGCCCGAACGCTGAATTGGAGTGAAAACAATCTCCAGCGGACAGTAGCAGGTAGTACGGATCAGTTGTGGGCATGGGAATGGGGTCGTGATATCCAAGGAAATTGGGAAATTCGCGATCGCAATTTTGCGAGTGATGCTGACATTGATGCAATTACTGCACTTATTTTTGCGTCACGCCGTTGGCAACGTCCAGAGTATCTTCAGTTAGCCCAAAGCAAACTAGAGGACTTATGGAACCTGTCTACAGTTGCCATACCAGATGGTAGGCGTTATCTCATCCCTGGTCCTAGAGAAGCCTTTCAAGTGCGATCGCACATTTTGATTCTCAATCCTTCTTATTTTGCACCATACGCCTTTCGGATTTTTGCCCAAGTCGATCCTACCCGCGATTGGCAATCGTTGGTAGATAGTAGTTACCAAGTGCTAGAGAATTCTGCAAAGCTATCAAAGGTTAATTTACCTAGTGACTGGGTAAGTTTAGATACGCAAACTGGTAACTATCAAGCATTACCAGCGTCACACTCCTTACGAACCGAGTACAGTTTCAACGCTTATCGAGTTTGGTGGCGTTTAGCTTGGGATGCAGTGTGGTTTCAAGAACCACAAGCAACTCAGTTTTTGCGACATCACTTAAAGCATTTGCAACAAATGTGGTCTTCCACAAAACGAATTCCAGCACAAATTGATTTGCAAGGGAACCCGTTAGTCAACTACGAGGCGACATCACAGTATGCCATGCTGTTTGCTGCCTTTCGCTTAATTGAGCCTGCAATTGCTACTCAAATTTTGCAACAAAAACTCTTACCCCAGTACCGCAGTGGAATTTGGGAGCAAGATTCAGCTTACTACACTCAAAACCTTGTGGGATTGGGGTTATTTCCACCCACTGAGTTAACACAACTTTTACATCCTACTAACTAG
- a CDS encoding tetratricopeptide repeat protein — MSQLQKIVKKTETGKRQISYLIPFALIVGLVGTPVLEVVMVPVAQAQTLPTEVRRGYTLLDQGLVKDAIAAFQQAVRRYPQSIPAKLGLAIAYRRQGEISEAWDIYQQVLAQEPNNQLALKSVGVLGGFRPEWQASGIEALTTLLSLNPNDTAARAQRALLYGYQGRFAEALADYQTVLANNPSPEILLGAAETYTNSGNYRQGLELFNRYRATGQSISGYAAIAYARALRQTGNAAAAIQVLEPQVQAAQIDDRAIQARAELSLAYLANQQFTEALAILDPLQGRVDALLPLARSLNEIRLRANVAGLAERVANLYTQALAQAVTPDPQLLREAADVFSGLPQGQQTALQLYRQLATSQPNDPSIQVQLLALEHQLGLISPADLKGRLYQVLQTLPTEPTQQQQLAQALAQIEPPGLEFLPVYQNLLLAGVNQPFLNFRIAQMLVQSNELEGAKRALVAYTATPAGAADLAPQLLAAEIERREGNLTAAQARYQALIAANVQDGDVLNAALQGLAGIYLSQNQPDNALALYDQLLARNPQDANVQLGRTSIAYQANRISEAQAEAVLNSWLQSQPTTNAPPELFSLVAALPASPQRENLYNALLALDPNNISVQTRSLQLIASRDPALARARVAQIVASNPNNIGVYFLQGQLAQAIGDLSLADRAYQTILTAQPYNADALSALGGIRFQQRRFNSAEQLYSQVLAVNPNDLAIRRTLASLSAAQDKPLTALEQLEQLQVQQSNGLSDSDLLRQRQQLQENFLRRRGFQPSWERY; from the coding sequence ATGAGTCAACTGCAAAAGATCGTGAAAAAAACGGAAACTGGCAAAAGGCAAATTTCCTACTTAATTCCTTTTGCATTAATAGTGGGATTAGTTGGAACTCCGGTGCTAGAGGTTGTCATGGTTCCTGTGGCTCAAGCACAAACACTGCCAACAGAAGTACGTCGAGGTTATACGCTTTTAGATCAGGGATTGGTTAAAGATGCGATCGCTGCTTTTCAACAAGCCGTTCGCCGCTATCCGCAGTCTATTCCCGCCAAACTCGGTTTAGCAATTGCCTACAGGCGACAGGGAGAAATTTCTGAGGCGTGGGATATTTACCAACAAGTCTTGGCACAAGAACCCAACAATCAACTAGCCCTCAAAAGCGTAGGTGTCCTCGGCGGTTTTCGCCCTGAGTGGCAAGCAAGTGGCATAGAAGCACTAACAACATTACTCAGTCTTAATCCGAATGACACCGCAGCCCGTGCCCAACGTGCATTACTCTATGGCTATCAAGGACGTTTTGCGGAAGCTTTAGCAGACTATCAGACCGTTTTAGCAAATAATCCATCTCCAGAAATCTTACTCGGTGCAGCAGAAACTTACACTAATAGCGGTAACTATCGACAAGGATTAGAGTTATTTAATCGCTACCGTGCAACAGGACAGTCAATCTCTGGCTACGCAGCGATCGCCTATGCCCGAGCTTTGCGGCAAACTGGTAATGCAGCAGCGGCAATACAAGTACTCGAACCTCAGGTACAAGCTGCCCAAATAGACGATCGTGCAATTCAAGCACGTGCCGAGTTATCTTTAGCCTATTTAGCAAATCAGCAATTTACTGAAGCCCTAGCCATTTTAGATCCTTTACAAGGTAGAGTAGATGCCCTCTTACCTTTAGCGCGATCGCTCAATGAAATTCGCTTGCGAGCTAATGTTGCTGGACTTGCTGAACGAGTCGCAAATCTCTACACTCAAGCATTAGCTCAAGCAGTGACTCCCGATCCGCAACTACTACGCGAGGCGGCTGATGTTTTTAGCGGTTTACCCCAAGGACAACAAACCGCATTACAGTTGTATCGTCAGTTGGCAACTAGTCAACCAAACGATCCCAGCATTCAAGTACAGCTTTTAGCCCTCGAACATCAGCTAGGATTAATTTCTCCAGCCGATCTTAAGGGACGACTGTATCAAGTTCTACAAACCTTGCCTACAGAGCCGACTCAACAACAGCAGTTAGCGCAAGCTTTGGCACAAATTGAACCTCCAGGACTAGAATTTCTGCCTGTTTATCAGAATTTACTACTAGCTGGTGTTAATCAACCGTTTCTTAACTTCCGCATAGCGCAGATGTTGGTGCAAAGCAACGAGCTAGAAGGTGCAAAACGTGCTTTGGTGGCTTACACAGCGACTCCAGCAGGAGCAGCAGATCTCGCACCACAACTACTTGCAGCAGAAATCGAACGACGAGAAGGAAACCTGACGGCTGCACAAGCACGCTATCAAGCATTGATTGCAGCTAATGTTCAGGATGGTGATGTTCTTAATGCTGCATTGCAAGGACTTGCAGGAATTTACTTAAGTCAAAATCAACCAGACAACGCTCTTGCACTGTACGATCAGCTTTTAGCGCGGAATCCTCAAGATGCAAATGTCCAATTAGGACGTACTAGTATCGCTTATCAAGCAAACAGAATCTCAGAAGCTCAAGCAGAGGCAGTACTCAATAGTTGGCTGCAAAGTCAACCTACGACTAATGCACCACCCGAGTTATTTAGTTTAGTTGCTGCATTACCTGCAAGTCCTCAGCGGGAAAATTTGTATAATGCCCTTTTGGCGCTTGATCCAAATAATATCTCTGTACAAACACGCTCTCTTCAATTAATTGCATCGCGAGATCCAGCACTAGCACGCGCGCGAGTTGCTCAAATCGTCGCGAGTAATCCAAATAATATTGGTGTTTATTTCTTGCAGGGACAGTTAGCACAGGCAATTGGTGATTTAAGTCTTGCCGATCGCGCTTATCAAACGATTTTAACTGCACAACCTTACAATGCAGATGCTTTGTCTGCTTTGGGTGGTATTCGGTTTCAGCAGCGACGCTTTAACTCTGCCGAACAGTTATATTCTCAAGTTTTGGCAGTAAATCCCAATGATTTAGCTATCCGGCGTACGCTAGCCAGCTTGAGTGCAGCGCAAGATAAACCTTTAACTGCACTTGAACAACTTGAGCAGTTACAAGTACAACAATCCAATGGACTGTCAGATAGCGATTTATTGCGTCAAAGACAACAATTACAAGAAAATTTTCTGCGACGACGAGGCTTTCAACCTTCTTGGGAGCGCTACTAA
- a CDS encoding carbohydrate porin yields the protein MSQTVPDCPICPYLNQFKPVSLLGMSAIAVCLLEVGAIQSAQANSIEHSKHVASQSLRAQLPSLPNQNTALPNFNNIQSPQVNPGTPANYNQYLAVPGAIPYGGSPPPLVAPVRTWQEELTQRGNYPNPGMASPYLPPVATPQPNTFGTGAAPGVMVPYGVVYPYVPQVPANILYPGAIAPYPYGAVGQPPPPYVQTPVMLLPVPASPGIPQPNSTNGNMLPPAPGNNVNGMMPYAMPGQQPYLAQPNALGMMMVPYAMPGQQPYLTQPNAIGGNAVPLAPGNMIPYAMPGQQPYLPPMPQPNVGGMGMMYNQGGVTSYAPVVNPNAAIGQQAFPAPGNTFNPNGVPYAPVGSYLAPATTQLPPPLNTTPPTAPNPNLTPVPPTPVPNQSTIQTPTLDSQPVNSSALQLQGVYSYQGDESSARARVGAVYPLTPRILVGATVDLTDGTAFADSRTQGLSLNEFYLATSLENVPNLRFVIGQLDLTSYFDRNSFAKDGASQFFNPVFQTNPALVSTGVNSRPGALVNWTVTDNIEAKAAIFSSSRAIGDFALDGFATEVGIRYGNAIIRGTYATDRDAGTQDGFQEAFQVARSDSETGILRSDREESYGVNAEVYIPNLKMGLFGRYGRYENRDLELGGDTYSLGVSFLDVFSPDDRLGLAYGRTLSNDRLRRQAGNDRPDVLELYYDFRFLSNLRLGFTFQERNDFSETIFGFRLKTEFNVTPIESIIR from the coding sequence ATGAGCCAAACCGTACCTGATTGTCCTATATGCCCATATTTGAATCAATTCAAGCCAGTAAGCTTACTTGGCATGAGTGCGATCGCTGTTTGCCTGCTTGAAGTTGGTGCTATCCAATCTGCTCAAGCCAATTCTATAGAACACAGTAAACACGTTGCATCTCAATCGCTGAGAGCGCAACTTCCGAGCTTGCCAAATCAAAATACTGCTTTACCAAATTTTAATAATATTCAAAGTCCGCAAGTAAATCCTGGAACACCTGCCAACTACAATCAGTATTTGGCAGTTCCTGGTGCTATTCCATATGGAGGTTCTCCTCCGCCATTAGTAGCTCCTGTGAGAACATGGCAAGAAGAACTTACACAGAGAGGCAATTACCCAAATCCAGGGATGGCATCACCTTACCTGCCTCCGGTGGCAACACCACAACCTAACACGTTTGGGACTGGCGCTGCACCTGGGGTTATGGTTCCTTACGGTGTTGTATACCCCTATGTGCCCCAAGTTCCAGCTAATATACTTTATCCTGGAGCGATCGCACCTTACCCTTATGGTGCAGTTGGACAACCGCCGCCTCCCTACGTCCAAACACCAGTCATGCTACTGCCAGTTCCGGCAAGCCCTGGAATTCCTCAACCAAATTCCACAAATGGCAATATGCTACCACCAGCACCAGGAAACAATGTCAATGGGATGATGCCTTATGCTATGCCAGGGCAACAACCTTACTTAGCACAACCTAATGCACTTGGCATGATGATGGTTCCTTATGCTATGCCAGGTCAACAGCCTTACTTAACACAACCTAATGCGATCGGTGGCAATGCTGTACCCTTAGCACCAGGGAATATGATTCCTTATGCTATGCCAGGACAACAGCCTTACTTACCACCAATGCCACAACCTAATGTGGGTGGTATGGGTATGATGTACAATCAAGGCGGTGTAACATCATATGCTCCAGTTGTCAACCCCAATGCAGCTATTGGACAACAAGCATTCCCAGCACCTGGTAATACCTTCAATCCTAACGGCGTACCGTATGCTCCTGTTGGATCTTACTTAGCACCAGCCACAACACAATTACCTCCCCCACTTAATACAACACCACCTACCGCGCCCAATCCGAATTTAACTCCAGTACCTCCAACTCCTGTTCCTAACCAAAGTACGATCCAAACACCTACGTTGGATAGTCAACCTGTAAATAGTTCTGCGTTGCAATTACAAGGTGTCTATTCCTACCAAGGAGATGAGTCTTCAGCACGAGCACGAGTAGGTGCAGTGTATCCTCTCACACCTCGAATTTTAGTAGGTGCAACAGTCGATTTAACTGATGGCACTGCTTTTGCTGATTCTCGGACTCAGGGATTGAGTCTCAATGAATTCTATTTAGCAACTTCGTTAGAAAACGTGCCGAACTTGCGGTTTGTGATTGGTCAACTTGATTTAACTTCATACTTTGACCGTAACAGCTTTGCTAAAGATGGAGCATCGCAGTTTTTTAATCCTGTGTTTCAGACAAATCCAGCTTTGGTAAGTACTGGTGTTAACTCGCGCCCTGGTGCTTTAGTAAATTGGACTGTAACCGACAACATTGAAGCTAAAGCTGCGATATTTTCCTCTTCGCGGGCAATTGGAGACTTTGCACTCGATGGATTTGCCACAGAAGTAGGAATTCGCTATGGCAATGCGATCATTCGCGGAACTTATGCCACAGATCGCGATGCTGGAACTCAAGATGGCTTCCAAGAGGCTTTTCAAGTCGCCAGAAGTGATAGTGAAACTGGAATTTTGCGTTCGGATCGCGAGGAATCATACGGTGTCAACGCAGAAGTTTATATTCCTAATCTTAAAATGGGGCTATTTGGTCGCTATGGTCGCTATGAAAATCGCGATTTAGAACTAGGGGGAGATACGTACAGTTTAGGTGTGAGCTTTTTAGATGTGTTTTCACCCGATGATAGACTTGGTTTAGCTTATGGTAGAACTTTGTCTAATGATAGATTGCGGCGGCAAGCAGGGAATGATAGACCTGATGTCTTAGAGTTGTATTATGATTTCCGCTTTTTATCTAATTTGCGATTGGGTTTTACGTTTCAAGAGCGTAACGACTTTTCCGAAACAATTTTCGGATTTCGGCTTAAAACCGAGTTTAACGTGACTCCAATCGAGAGTATTATCCGATGA